Below is a genomic region from Amycolatopsis sp. 195334CR.
CCTTCGTCAACCGGTCCGGTCAGCCGATCTGGATCGGCAGCGCGGTGAACGCGGACGGCTCGCGCAACCTCACCGGACTCCCCCAGTTGCAGGACAGCCAGCAGGCCACGGTCACCATTCCCGAATCCGGCACCCCCGCTTATTGGCGAGGCAAGTTCTTCGCCCGCCAGAACTGCGGTGGCACGCCGGGCAGCACGTTCCACTGCGAAATCGGCGACTGCGGCAATCTCGCCGACCGCTGCGTCACCGGTGAGCAACCGGCGAGCCTCGCCGAATTCAACTTCGACCGCAACGACCAGCTGGCGCCCTGGTACAACGTCAGCTACGTCAACGCGGTGTCGCTCTCGATCACCATCGAACCGAGGGACGCGCAGGTGCCACCCGGAGGCACCGAATGCGAAGCGGTCGGCTGCTCGGAACGACTGCTCGAGGTGTGCCCGCCGGAGAACCTGACCAGGGACAGCGGCGGCAAGCCGATCCTGTGCACGAATCCCAACCGGGACGCGAAAACCCCGTACAGCGACGCCGTCTCGAAGCGGTGCCCGAAGGCCTACGCCTGGTCCAAGCACGACACCGAACCGGGCAACCAGGTCATGCGGCAATGCCGCGAGTGCAGCGGTTTCACCGTCACGTTCCACCGCGGCATCTGAGACGCTTCAGGACGCGCGGGCGGGATCGGTGATCAGCAACGGGTTGCGCGCCGCCAGCTCCTCCAGCACCGCGGCGGTGCTCGATTCGAGCATCACCGCCTTCTCCTGCGCGGTGACGCCCACCGCCTGCAGCAAAACCACCTTGCCGTGCGGTGTGTCGATGGTGCCGAGCTGGGGATCGACCGTCAGCGCGAACACGGTCAGCCCGGTGGCGGGTGCGTCGGGCACGTGCGGGTGCCCGGTGATCGGCTGGCCCAGATCGATGCGGTGCCCGGGTTCCAGGAGCACCTTGTTGGTGTTCACGTGCTTGGCCAGCTGGTTGAGCACCCCGAACGGCCAGCCGGGGGCCTGCACCTCGTCCGGCCGCCGGGCCGGGCGGAAGGTCAGCTCGAAGCCCCAGCCCGACCATTCCGGATCATCGTTCGGGCCGGGGTGGTACAGCTCGCTCAGCCCGTAGGTGACGTAGTGCCAGTGATCGGCGGCCGGATAGGCGGAACAGCCCTGGAGGTTGGCGCTGAACGCGGCAGGCGGCTGGTAGCCGACATGGTGCGGCGTGATGCCCTCGTACCAGGCGTTCAGTGCGAGATCGATGGCGTCCCAGCCGGGCGCTTCGTCCGTGTCGGTCACCGCGCAATCCTGCCACAGCCGCCAAATTCTGTTGCACGGTAACGGACAATGGATTCCATGGCGGTTCACCTGGCGTTCGGGCTGAGCGCCGGACCGGGGGTTTGCTGCTGGCTGCCCCCGTCCGGCGGTCGAGTCGTGCCCGAACTCGCCAGCGAGCGGACCGGTGCGCACCCGCCGGGCGCGCCGGTGGCGATCGGGCCCGCCGACGCCGGACCCGAGCTGGTGCGCCAGGCCGTCCAGCAGCTCGTCCTGCTGGTGCGCGACGGAACCGAGGTCGCGGCCGGGGCGGGCGTCGATCTCGGAAACGGCTTCACTTCAGCCCGGCTGGCCGGTGCCCACGGTGACCGCCGCGACGCCGTGCTGGCCGCTCTCAAGGTCCGCACGCAGGGGCTGGGCGACCGCGCGGGCACGCTGGTGGCGTTGTTCGGGCCCTCGGCGACCAAACGCGTCGGCGCGGCCGCGAGCGCCGCCATCGCCGAAGAGCGCTGGGCCGCGCTGCAACTGGCCTCGGCGGCATCGGACCTGCTCGGCCCCGAGCAACTGGAGCAGGTGCTCGCGCTCAGCGCCCCGGACGGCGTCGACCCGTTCCCGCGCGGCGCGGCGTCCACGCTGTCCGAGCACCTGTCCCTGGTGCTGGCGCGTTATCCCCGGCCGCGACGGCTGGCCCTGATCCTCAGCCTGTGGCACGACGTGTGCGCGCGGCTGGTCCACCGGCAGCGCGTGGACCGGCGCGCCGCGACGCAGGTTCGCCCCGACCGGATCGACAAGCTCCGCGAACGCCACCGCGAACACTTCAATGCCCCGCTGCTCCAGCAACTGCACTGGGCCACCGGCGACCAACCGGCACTGGCCGACGTGGCGCGCTGGCAACCGCCTCCACAGTGGACCGCACGGGAACTCACCTGGCTGCTGCGCGACGCCATCGCCGCGACCGCGTTGCTGCGGTTCGCCAAGACCATGTCCGACGAGGGGATCGCCGCCGCCGCGCGGAAGCACCGCGACGAACTCGTCGCCGCCGACAACTGTCTCACCGAGGCCGAGCGGACGACGGCGACGCGCCGGCCGGAGGGCGCCTACCCCCACCCCGCGCGCCCGGGCCGATACGTCCACGACCTGATCAAACCGCTGCGCCCGGACCGGACGATCACCGCGAAAACCGAGGCCTACGTCCAGGAACGGGTCGCCATGGCGCGCAACTACGGCGTGGTCGTCCTGGACGCGGTGCAGGAGCTGACCGGGAGGCTGACCGAGCGCCCGCTGCACAACTGCTGGGACACCTGCAAGCCGTGGCGCTCGCGCGACCTGCGCAAGTGGCGGGCGGTGGTGGGGTTCACCCGGGCACCGGAAAGCTGGGAGCAGCCGCCACTGGCCGACGCGCATCCGGACGGTCCCACCGCCCCGCTGGCCGAACGCCTGGCCGGCACGGACGCGGTCGAGGCGGAAGCACCGCACGACCTGCTCTGGCTCGCCGACCTCGCCGACGCACTGGCCCCCTTCTACGGCAGCGAGTCCGCCACCGTCCGGCACGAACGGCTCTCGCCCGACCTCGACTACCGGACACCGAGCCCCGCCCGGCCCGAGGCGCGGGCCCTGTCGCTGGCCGCGGCCGGGGTCGCCCAGCTGGTCGCGTTCGGCGCGAACCCACCGCCGCGCTGCCGCACCTGGACGGAGCTGGCGGAGGCGGTCAGCGCCGACGCGGCGGTCACCGAGGCGAGCGTCGGCGCGTTCCCGATCCCGCCTGAGATGTCCTCTGTGGACAAACAAGTGGTGCCGGGCACCGAGCTGGTCGTGGAACTGGGCCGCGAGCCGCGGCAGCTGGCGACCTGGTCCGGTTACATGGGCAACTGCATCGGCGAGTCGTGGTACGCCGACCAGGCCCGGCGCGGCTACTGCGTGCTGATGGCGCTGCGCGACCCGGACAGCGGGCGGATCGTGGCCAACCTCGACGTCCGGCGGCACACCGGCGGCTGGCAGGTCTACGAACTGCGCGCGCGGTTCAACGACAACCTCGATCCGGCGCTGGAAAGCCGGATCAACCGGTGGGTGGGCGACTTCCCCGGCCCGGTGCCGCCCGCACCCGAGCCCGTGCTGCCCATTCCGCCGCCCCGGTCCCGTCGCGAGTCGCGCCCCGCGACGGGCCGGATGCCCAGTCCGGCGCTGATCGCGGCCGTGGAGCGGGAACTGGCCAGCGCACGGGCGGTCGCGGCACGGCAGCTGTACGCCGAGCTCGCCCGCGGCCTCGGCACACCGACCCGTCCCGCCGACTTCGAACCCGACGCGGCGGTGATCGCCCTGAACCGCCTCGGCCCGGCCCAGATCGCCGAACTCCTGCAGACGACCCTGGACACCGGCCTCGGCTCGACCCGGCACGCCGAACCCCAGCGGACCAATACCGTCAGCTCGGCCCGGCACGCCGACCTCCGGCGGATCGCCCTCAACCCCGGCGTTGGCTCGGCCCGGCAAACCGACCTCGGGCTCACCACCGTCGCCCTGTGGCGGGCGACGCGCGTCCGGCCGCTCACCACCGCGGTGAACCGCCTCGGCCTCACCGGCCTCGACGCGCTGACCATCGCCGAGCCGCTCCCCCGTGCCCTGCGCGCCCTCGTGCGCCACCCGGCCATCGCGCCCGCTCACGCGATGGACGTGGCCGCCAGGGCGATCCGGCTGGCCATGGGCGAACCGGCCCTCGCCGGCGCGTTGACCCGGTCGGTGGCCCGCAGACCGTCCCCCGAACTGGTCTGCACGCTGGTCGTCGCCACCACCTGCAAGTCCACAGTGGACGACACGGTCCGGCTGACCGCCCCCGGTACCACCGCCGTGCCCGGCTTCCCCGCCACCGACCTGCTCGACGAACACGGCCCGTGGCAGCTCGCCCTGACCCCGGCCGCGGACCTCGGCGCGCCGGTGGACCTGTTCGGCCGTCGCATCGACGAGCACGGCCTCCTCGTGCCCGCCACCCTCCTCGGCAGCGGCGGCTGGCCCGCCCTGTGGAGCCGCGCCCACCGGTGACGACCCAGCGGCTGCTCGACGAGAACGATCGGTGGCGACGCCGTCCGGCCACGGTGGAGTGGTGTGGCTGGCGGCGTTGAGCCTGGACCGCCAGGTGCTGGCCGCCGGCAGCGCGGACCACTCCGCCCGGCTCCGGGAGCCCGACCCGGCCCGCGCCGCGTCGGGCCTCTGCGCCACCGCCCTGCCCCCGATCAGCCGGGAGGACTGGGCGAGGTTCCTGCCCGAGGGCGAGGTTCCTGCCCGAGCACGCCTACCGGCCGCCGTGCCCCGGGTGAATTCGTGCCGGCCGAGGTCGTTTTCGGGAGATGATGCAGGGATGGACCTGCTCGAGGACGCCGCTCCGGCGGCGGGGGTCGCGCTGACCGCGCGAGAACTCGGCGCGGAGCTTTCGCGCCGGGTGCGGGTGCTCGTGCCGCACGACGGGTACGTCATCGTCGTGCTGGATCCGGTGACCGGCGCCGGGTGCCTGGTCGACCGGCACAACTGGTACAGCCCCGAGCTGCGCCACCGGCTGGAGCTGCAGATGTTCCACGACGGCTCGCCCTACCTGACCGGGCGGCTGTTCACCGGGCTGGAGCCGATCGAGCTGGCGGGATCCGAGTTCTTCGAGGAGCCGCGGTACGCGCATCTGCACGACCAGATGCGCGAGGAGGGGTATGGCCAGGAACTGCGCATCGCCCTGCGGCACCGCGGTGTCGCCGTGGGGTGGGTGGCCCTCTCACGGCAACGCGGGAGCAGGCCGTTCTCCGACCACGACGTCGCCCGCGCGGAACGCCTCGCCACGCCGCTCACGGAGGCCTTGCGCCGGTTCTTCTCCGCCAAGCCCCTGCGCCCGGGGCGGTGCCCGCTGCCGCCGGGCATCGTGATCGTCGATCAGCACCACCAGGTCGTCGATGCCACGCCCGCCGGGCGTGCCTGGCTGAGCACGTCCGCCGACTCCACCCGGCCGCCCGGTGCGCAACTCCCCCATGACCTGCTCAACATCACCCTGCTCGCGCGGCGGCCGGGGACGCGGGCGGTGAGCCGGGTGCCCATGCCGCACGGCTGGCTGTCCCTGCGCGCGGAACCGCTGGGAGCCGGGAACGTGGTGGTGACCCTGCAGGCCGCGCCCACCGAATTGCTGCTGCCCGCGCTGTACTTCTGGTACGGCATCACCCCGGGCGAGCGGTCGGTGCTCGAACAGGCGTTGCACGGACTCCCGGCCAAGCAGATCGCGAACCGGCTCGGCCTGTCGCCGCACACCGTCCACGACCACTTCAAGGCGATCTACCGGAAGACCGGTGTGGCCGGGAAGGACGAGTTGCTGGCGGGATTGGCCGCACCCGCCGTCGGCTGACGCGCCGGCGAAACACCCGCTGTGCTTGGCTTTCCGCAACGCCGAGAGGGGCGGACGTGGACTGTGACAGCTGCTTCGCGCCCGAGCGCACTCCTCAGGCCGTGGCGGGTGGTGGTGTGCGGCCCTTCAGCACGGCGGCCAGTTCGGCGCGGGCGTTCCTGGTTTCGTCCGCGGCGGCGAGTTCGGTGGCGACGTCGAACAGGGCGGCGTAGTCGCGGGCGATGGTGCGTTCGTGTTCGCTGAGCCGGGCCGCCTGTTCGGCGCGGGACTGGTCCAGTTCGGTGAGGCGGCCGAGTGCCGCGGTGTGTTCGGCGCGCAGGTGTTCGACCTCGTCGCGGTGGCGCTGGATCAGGTGCTCGGCCTCGTCTC
It encodes:
- a CDS encoding helix-turn-helix transcriptional regulator, giving the protein MDLLEDAAPAAGVALTARELGAELSRRVRVLVPHDGYVIVVLDPVTGAGCLVDRHNWYSPELRHRLELQMFHDGSPYLTGRLFTGLEPIELAGSEFFEEPRYAHLHDQMREEGYGQELRIALRHRGVAVGWVALSRQRGSRPFSDHDVARAERLATPLTEALRRFFSAKPLRPGRCPLPPGIVIVDQHHQVVDATPAGRAWLSTSADSTRPPGAQLPHDLLNITLLARRPGTRAVSRVPMPHGWLSLRAEPLGAGNVVVTLQAAPTELLLPALYFWYGITPGERSVLEQALHGLPAKQIANRLGLSPHTVHDHFKAIYRKTGVAGKDELLAGLAAPAVG
- a CDS encoding suppressor of fused domain protein, which produces MTDTDEAPGWDAIDLALNAWYEGITPHHVGYQPPAAFSANLQGCSAYPAADHWHYVTYGLSELYHPGPNDDPEWSGWGFELTFRPARRPDEVQAPGWPFGVLNQLAKHVNTNKVLLEPGHRIDLGQPITGHPHVPDAPATGLTVFALTVDPQLGTIDTPHGKVVLLQAVGVTAQEKAVMLESSTAAVLEELAARNPLLITDPARAS
- a CDS encoding thaumatin family protein, which encodes MRKIAYAVLALLIIATGTPGVAAAADHTVTFVNRSGQPIWIGSAVNADGSRNLTGLPQLQDSQQATVTIPESGTPAYWRGKFFARQNCGGTPGSTFHCEIGDCGNLADRCVTGEQPASLAEFNFDRNDQLAPWYNVSYVNAVSLSITIEPRDAQVPPGGTECEAVGCSERLLEVCPPENLTRDSGGKPILCTNPNRDAKTPYSDAVSKRCPKAYAWSKHDTEPGNQVMRQCRECSGFTVTFHRGI